A portion of the Stigmatella aurantiaca DW4/3-1 genome contains these proteins:
- a CDS encoding GNAT family N-acetyltransferase — MLRCGPEELSRGDVALVRVGRRLIAHVVVSTGPLETASLLGHGDPAGVPLGRVTALRRGWWILPLPRVTRPSLFLGQWLASALWARPLARGAVRRLRDFTFSGWSRPVRARWLGRLEVRLLRAEDLDALLVFAGERLLVSSTFLRRQLLGRWAREGGAVGAAAGAFDAAGRLCGFAYLDSYREEGLALEGLWVRSLVVAPRARRMGVAHRLLSCLVEAARKQDEACIFADVDEDNAASLRTFRRMGFRFSSPELIRRVNAEWDASGGSKPLVVLERTLR, encoded by the coding sequence GTGTTGCGCTGCGGGCCGGAGGAGCTGTCCCGGGGCGATGTGGCGCTGGTGAGGGTCGGGCGCAGACTCATCGCGCACGTGGTGGTGTCCACGGGCCCCCTGGAGACGGCCTCGTTGCTGGGCCACGGCGATCCCGCGGGGGTTCCGCTTGGGCGGGTGACGGCCCTGCGCCGGGGGTGGTGGATTCTGCCCTTGCCCCGGGTGACACGGCCCTCGCTCTTTCTGGGGCAGTGGTTGGCCTCCGCGTTGTGGGCCCGGCCCCTGGCGAGGGGGGCGGTCCGGCGGTTGAGGGACTTCACCTTCTCGGGGTGGTCGCGCCCCGTGCGGGCGCGGTGGTTGGGGCGGCTCGAGGTGCGCCTGCTTCGGGCCGAGGACCTGGATGCGCTCCTGGTGTTCGCCGGGGAGCGGCTCCTGGTGTCCTCGACGTTCCTGCGCCGCCAACTGCTGGGCCGGTGGGCGCGAGAGGGGGGCGCGGTGGGGGCAGCGGCGGGAGCCTTCGACGCGGCGGGCCGCCTGTGTGGCTTCGCCTACCTGGACAGCTACCGGGAGGAAGGGCTGGCCCTGGAGGGACTCTGGGTCCGCTCGCTGGTGGTGGCGCCGCGAGCACGCAGAATGGGCGTGGCCCACCGGCTCCTCTCCTGTCTGGTGGAGGCGGCGCGCAAGCAGGACGAGGCGTGCATCTTCGCGGACGTGGACGAGGACAACGCCGCCTCCCTGCGGACCTTCCGGCGGATGGGCTTTCGCTTCTCCTCGCCCGAGCTCATCCGGCGGGTCAATGCCGAATGGGATGCCTCGGGGGGGAGCAAGCCCTTGGTGGTGCTGGAGCGCACGTTGAGGTAA
- a CDS encoding FG-GAP repeat domain-containing protein yields the protein MRRSMWQWLWMGLALWCASGCSCGEPPVESQLEVGFEKPTDGQRLVLSDDEDAATDGFQHEVVVRARDTSNRPVKLSSAKLEMRTPSEQGWTPGPSAIIEGDTARFPAALLPPRTNVLQVTVEEAGSRRTATQRISVTVTSEPPSVDLTQPAEGQVLLETDDADPDAPGYQLRFSVNAVGLSGRQGTLYCEQACGVPPTDFTVAGNGSTQVEVTLSQFACESQEAQCYAVVRNGDDEVTSGRRHITLDTVSPRVELAWPVAAVASTTFRVEATVGCTEPGVMATLSRMGEPDLSAPVISGGVTFPAVTVPVDGDYRFTLRVSDAGGNVSTREVPVTVASTAPTLKLTVPKTLSEDPVDNRFDNGVQVRVGVQADSLPPGTEVTFFTSVTGKFASPQRAVTDGERKTSFLAQLAGGANTVQACVRNAAGLEQCLAETVTVITGQPVCRIISPDNGILLPTTGMNTSVRVESGAGPVTVVALDGNGNERGRGTAVAASGSAVVPLLLESDGAYQLLAFCPGGATSQLLSLELDSTPPALTFNVRGVPAGETLLGFGLNDTSLAPGMQVALAVNTDPYASVLVTGCAMPAGVAGQADAAGTLVLRDVSVPLSGTCSLTVAATDLAGNTREQFRELTLAFAPSTLAFETPATGRYLGATDGIVLPSGGLSVAVTLRMNTQAAGTLRLLRGATQIASVPVAANELTKRFNTVELEEGSNVLRAELLGPGGTVACATVLLLVDTQPGNIALEIPAASPAPVYIVNSDVTPEESGIQAPLKYAANGRSANAVVDICASVAPSQDAAPCRDGSGWYTLAANVPAFTPDFAFPDGRYALRAVLDDGAISVSQSVNITVDSTEPVVRAVELVGDANGDRRLNAAELPSGSVQLRVTIDGLEDGRPVQVRSASNPGILYGQGTASGGVATVSLESMPTGIEADYALVVMVTDAAGNQNRVLNPTPFYPLNTAAFLSFRLDRVAPSLVVSAPTRAEFGLADDSSPANGFQLRAVVNTSADVGTGGVRMWLSPGGSPVSLTPAELVATHEFTVPGTGKTEYTLSLVAVDTSGNETSVVRTLTVDLDAPTVALVAPAAGAVYNNTDIPVQVNVGGDDVSTVSILSQVGSAPGTVVGTLPVVSGVAQGTLNFPVGVQTVSAVARDTAGNAGIDAKANVDVRIPGCAITLTTPSEPVATLLAQDDLDPAVEGLQYRLVGTTPACSGREVFLYRGGAIPPVTSTTADPVTGQFFFDLTLADGEQTRLAVEVFNISGLRTVDFVDVTVDITPPVITSISPSPTALFFVASTNAYLFPSPAPDRVVDMSPGGDANAVFTLTVTQGVGSKVRAFYKGEPVSSEFAISASPETLDVPVTLPHNTQGTLEVRVVDASGNTARHTVAATVDVVPPAVPTVTMALVTGQERAAKVQVSWTASGDDGLSGMPVGYDLRWTVNAQLPNGIENESVFFGGKVKQETGNLLPATATAYTLTLPPLARYSIQLRPRDEIGNYAAFAVQPPIDNFWRQVTVTNPGAASNSYATYISARGDLNADGKEDLVVTGVLGVPGSAYVYYGTSDPVASPPVRQELTVPETATQAFGSDFDVGDAGNATSEPVADLLVGARGWTSNAGRAFLYFGRKNQTLDTAGPIEFRNDTNITGATLGGSVKMIQDINGDGLHELLLSSHGETPGKVYLFYSRTQEAWRALGTGCNATSACVVLTSKSDKVFTAPTEMVFFGRSRGYARLGDITGDGVADFTLPASHERVNNLYVYSGAAVHALGRNVSTTDALQVLHQGPDTTGNSQNGFGNEAFGGVNLAGGPGLDLVASSATQNKVFVYRDGGASGFPTAPLEIVGGGRFGNALALGDLNGDGRADIAVGQNVVGQNAAAVFYNQGIPGAEFDLGQENGFWQSKLASTTSFGISLTVLDFNGDGKMDLAVGDSQSNPARVVVYY from the coding sequence ATGCGCCGATCGATGTGGCAATGGCTGTGGATGGGGCTGGCGCTGTGGTGTGCGTCCGGGTGCAGCTGTGGCGAGCCACCGGTGGAGTCTCAGCTGGAGGTGGGGTTCGAGAAGCCCACGGACGGGCAGCGGCTGGTGCTCTCCGACGATGAGGACGCGGCCACCGACGGCTTCCAGCACGAGGTGGTGGTGCGGGCCCGGGACACCTCGAACCGGCCGGTGAAGCTGTCCAGCGCCAAGCTGGAGATGCGCACCCCGTCCGAGCAGGGGTGGACGCCGGGGCCCAGTGCCATCATCGAGGGGGACACGGCCCGTTTCCCGGCGGCGCTGTTGCCGCCGCGCACCAACGTGTTGCAGGTGACGGTGGAAGAGGCCGGCTCGCGGCGCACGGCCACCCAGCGCATCAGCGTCACGGTGACCTCGGAGCCGCCGTCGGTGGATCTGACGCAGCCCGCCGAGGGCCAGGTGCTGCTCGAAACGGATGACGCGGACCCGGATGCGCCCGGCTACCAGCTGCGCTTCAGCGTGAATGCCGTGGGCCTGTCGGGAAGGCAGGGCACGCTCTACTGCGAGCAGGCGTGTGGGGTGCCTCCCACGGATTTCACCGTGGCGGGCAATGGGTCCACGCAGGTCGAGGTGACGCTGTCCCAGTTCGCGTGCGAGTCCCAGGAAGCCCAGTGCTACGCGGTGGTTCGCAACGGCGACGATGAGGTGACGTCCGGCAGGCGCCACATCACGCTGGACACGGTGTCTCCGCGCGTGGAGCTGGCCTGGCCGGTGGCGGCGGTGGCGTCCACGACGTTCCGGGTGGAGGCCACGGTGGGCTGTACCGAGCCCGGGGTGATGGCCACCCTGTCCCGCATGGGGGAGCCGGATCTGTCCGCGCCCGTCATCTCCGGGGGCGTGACGTTCCCCGCGGTCACGGTCCCGGTCGATGGCGACTACCGCTTCACGCTGCGCGTCTCGGATGCGGGGGGCAACGTCTCCACCCGGGAGGTGCCCGTCACGGTGGCCAGCACGGCGCCAACCCTCAAGTTGACGGTGCCGAAGACCCTCTCGGAGGATCCGGTGGACAACCGGTTCGACAACGGGGTGCAGGTCCGCGTGGGCGTCCAGGCGGACTCGTTGCCCCCGGGCACCGAGGTGACGTTCTTCACCAGCGTCACCGGCAAGTTCGCCAGTCCTCAACGGGCGGTGACGGATGGTGAGCGCAAGACGTCCTTCCTCGCGCAGCTTGCGGGAGGGGCCAATACCGTTCAGGCCTGTGTCCGCAACGCAGCGGGCCTGGAGCAGTGCCTGGCGGAGACCGTCACGGTCATCACGGGCCAGCCGGTTTGCCGCATCATCTCTCCGGACAATGGCATCCTGCTTCCCACCACGGGGATGAACACCTCGGTCCGCGTGGAGTCGGGGGCTGGGCCGGTCACCGTGGTGGCCCTGGACGGGAATGGCAACGAGCGGGGACGGGGCACCGCCGTCGCGGCCTCGGGGTCGGCGGTGGTTCCGCTCCTCCTGGAGAGCGATGGGGCGTACCAGCTCCTGGCATTCTGTCCCGGCGGCGCCACGAGCCAGCTGCTCTCCCTGGAGCTGGACTCCACGCCGCCCGCGCTAACGTTCAATGTGCGCGGCGTGCCCGCCGGAGAGACCCTCCTGGGTTTTGGGCTCAACGACACGTCCCTGGCTCCGGGCATGCAGGTGGCCCTCGCGGTGAACACGGATCCGTATGCCTCGGTGCTCGTCACGGGGTGCGCCATGCCCGCGGGGGTGGCGGGACAGGCCGATGCCGCGGGCACGCTCGTCTTGAGGGACGTGTCCGTGCCGCTCAGCGGCACCTGCTCGCTGACGGTCGCCGCCACCGATCTGGCGGGCAACACCCGCGAGCAATTCCGGGAGCTGACCTTGGCCTTCGCCCCGAGCACGCTGGCCTTCGAGACCCCCGCGACCGGCCGTTACCTGGGCGCCACCGATGGCATCGTGCTGCCCAGCGGCGGGCTGAGCGTCGCGGTCACCCTGCGGATGAACACCCAGGCGGCTGGCACGCTGCGGTTGCTGCGCGGGGCCACGCAGATCGCCTCGGTGCCGGTCGCCGCGAATGAGCTGACGAAGCGGTTCAACACCGTGGAGCTGGAAGAGGGCTCCAACGTGTTGCGCGCCGAGCTCCTGGGCCCTGGAGGCACGGTGGCCTGCGCCACGGTGCTGCTCCTGGTGGACACCCAGCCGGGCAACATCGCCCTGGAGATTCCCGCGGCGTCACCCGCCCCGGTCTACATCGTCAACTCCGACGTCACGCCCGAGGAGTCGGGCATCCAGGCGCCCCTGAAATACGCCGCGAATGGACGTTCGGCGAACGCCGTCGTGGACATCTGCGCGAGCGTGGCCCCGAGCCAGGATGCCGCGCCCTGCCGGGACGGCTCGGGCTGGTACACCCTGGCCGCCAATGTGCCGGCCTTCACCCCGGACTTCGCCTTCCCCGATGGGCGCTATGCCCTGCGGGCCGTGCTCGACGATGGGGCCATCTCCGTCTCCCAGTCGGTGAACATCACCGTGGACAGCACCGAGCCGGTGGTGCGCGCGGTGGAGCTGGTGGGAGACGCCAATGGGGACCGGCGGCTCAATGCCGCCGAGCTTCCCTCGGGCTCGGTGCAGCTCCGGGTGACCATTGACGGGCTGGAGGATGGGCGGCCGGTTCAGGTCCGCAGCGCCAGCAATCCCGGCATCCTCTATGGCCAGGGCACTGCCAGCGGGGGCGTGGCCACCGTCTCCCTCGAGTCGATGCCCACGGGCATCGAGGCGGACTACGCGCTCGTCGTCATGGTGACGGATGCCGCGGGCAATCAGAACCGGGTGCTCAATCCGACCCCCTTCTATCCCCTCAACACGGCGGCCTTCCTCTCGTTCCGCCTGGACCGCGTTGCGCCCTCGCTGGTGGTGAGCGCGCCCACGCGCGCCGAGTTTGGCCTCGCGGATGACAGCTCGCCGGCCAACGGTTTCCAGCTCCGGGCGGTCGTCAACACCAGCGCGGATGTGGGAACGGGCGGCGTGCGGATGTGGCTCTCCCCCGGTGGAAGTCCGGTGTCGCTGACGCCCGCCGAGCTGGTGGCCACGCATGAGTTCACCGTGCCGGGCACCGGGAAGACGGAGTACACGCTCTCGTTGGTGGCCGTGGACACCTCGGGCAACGAGACCTCGGTGGTCCGGACCCTGACGGTGGACCTGGATGCGCCCACCGTGGCGCTGGTGGCCCCCGCGGCGGGCGCTGTCTACAACAACACGGACATCCCCGTTCAGGTCAACGTGGGAGGAGACGACGTGAGCACGGTGAGCATCCTCTCGCAGGTGGGGAGTGCTCCCGGGACGGTCGTGGGGACTTTGCCGGTCGTCTCGGGCGTCGCCCAGGGCACGCTCAACTTCCCCGTGGGCGTGCAGACGGTCTCGGCCGTGGCCCGGGATACCGCTGGGAACGCGGGCATCGATGCCAAGGCCAACGTCGATGTGCGGATCCCCGGCTGTGCCATCACGCTCACCACGCCCAGTGAGCCGGTGGCCACGCTGCTCGCCCAGGACGACCTGGATCCTGCGGTGGAGGGGTTGCAGTACCGTCTGGTCGGCACCACGCCGGCGTGCAGTGGCCGCGAGGTGTTCCTCTATCGGGGAGGGGCGATCCCTCCGGTGACGAGCACCACCGCGGACCCGGTGACCGGGCAGTTCTTCTTCGACCTCACGCTCGCGGACGGCGAGCAGACACGCCTGGCCGTGGAGGTCTTCAACATCTCGGGGCTGCGGACCGTCGACTTCGTCGATGTGACGGTGGACATCACGCCGCCCGTCATCACCTCCATCTCGCCATCCCCCACGGCGCTCTTCTTCGTCGCCAGCACCAACGCCTACCTCTTCCCGTCCCCCGCGCCGGACCGCGTGGTGGACATGTCCCCGGGCGGGGATGCCAATGCGGTGTTCACGCTCACCGTGACGCAGGGCGTGGGGAGCAAGGTGCGGGCGTTTTACAAGGGAGAGCCCGTCTCGTCGGAGTTCGCGATCTCCGCGTCTCCGGAGACCCTGGATGTGCCCGTGACGTTGCCGCACAACACGCAGGGCACGCTCGAGGTACGCGTGGTGGATGCGTCCGGGAACACGGCGCGCCACACCGTCGCGGCCACCGTGGACGTGGTGCCCCCGGCGGTGCCCACCGTGACGATGGCCTTGGTGACGGGCCAGGAGCGGGCGGCCAAGGTGCAGGTGTCCTGGACGGCCAGTGGGGACGATGGGCTGTCCGGCATGCCCGTGGGGTATGACCTGCGGTGGACGGTCAACGCCCAGCTTCCGAACGGCATCGAGAACGAGTCGGTCTTCTTCGGCGGGAAGGTGAAGCAGGAGACGGGAAACCTGCTGCCGGCCACGGCCACGGCTTACACGCTGACGTTGCCGCCCCTGGCCCGGTACTCCATTCAGCTCCGCCCCAGGGACGAGATCGGCAACTACGCGGCCTTCGCCGTGCAGCCGCCGATCGACAACTTCTGGCGGCAGGTGACGGTGACGAACCCAGGCGCCGCGAGCAACAGCTACGCCACCTATATTTCCGCGAGGGGAGATCTGAACGCGGATGGCAAGGAAGACCTGGTGGTGACGGGGGTCCTGGGCGTTCCGGGTTCGGCGTACGTGTATTACGGCACCAGCGATCCGGTGGCCTCCCCGCCGGTCCGCCAGGAGCTGACGGTCCCGGAGACGGCCACTCAAGCCTTCGGAAGCGACTTCGACGTGGGGGATGCCGGCAATGCCACCTCGGAGCCCGTGGCGGACCTGCTGGTGGGCGCGCGAGGGTGGACGTCCAACGCTGGGCGAGCGTTTCTCTACTTTGGCCGGAAGAATCAGACGCTGGACACGGCGGGCCCCATCGAGTTCCGCAATGACACGAACATCACCGGGGCCACGCTGGGCGGCTCGGTGAAGATGATCCAGGACATCAATGGGGACGGGCTGCACGAACTGCTGCTCAGCTCGCACGGCGAGACGCCCGGAAAGGTCTACCTTTTCTACAGCCGCACGCAGGAGGCCTGGCGGGCCCTGGGGACGGGCTGCAATGCCACCTCGGCCTGTGTCGTGCTCACGAGCAAGTCCGACAAGGTCTTCACGGCCCCCACGGAGATGGTCTTCTTCGGACGCTCCCGCGGTTACGCCCGCCTGGGCGACATCACGGGCGATGGCGTCGCGGACTTCACCCTCCCGGCTTCCCACGAGCGGGTCAACAACCTCTATGTCTATTCAGGCGCCGCGGTGCACGCCCTGGGCCGGAACGTGTCCACCACCGACGCGCTCCAGGTGCTTCACCAGGGGCCCGATACGACGGGCAACTCGCAGAACGGCTTTGGCAACGAGGCCTTCGGCGGGGTGAACCTGGCAGGCGGCCCGGGGCTGGATCTGGTGGCCTCCTCGGCGACCCAGAACAAGGTCTTCGTGTACCGGGATGGGGGCGCTTCCGGCTTCCCCACGGCCCCGCTGGAGATCGTCGGCGGCGGCCGGTTCGGCAACGCCTTGGCCCTGGGGGACTTGAACGGCGATGGACGCGCCGACATCGCCGTGGGCCAGAACGTGGTCGGGCAGAACGCCGCGGCCGTCTTCTACAACCAGGGCATTCCGGGCGCCGAGTTCGACCTGGGCCAGGAGAATGGCTTCTGGCAGTCCAAGCTGGCATCCACGACCTCGTTTGGAATCAGCCTGACCGTCCTGGACTTCAACGGGGATGGAAAAATGGACCTCGCCGTGGGCGATAGTCAGTCGAATCCAGCCCGGGTCGTGGTGTATTACTGA
- a CDS encoding PqqD family protein, whose protein sequence is MARFVSNKDGTKAPAGAGPEVLRAVPRLHPETGVQRVGGRLLAAGPDEHLHTFEDAQGQVSEVAERIVELVDGRRTVAAIVAVLCDEFEVEPEACEVDTVAFLRLLVAKKVLVLGP, encoded by the coding sequence GTGGCTCGATTCGTTTCCAACAAAGATGGAACGAAGGCTCCCGCGGGTGCGGGCCCGGAGGTCCTGCGCGCCGTGCCCCGGCTGCACCCGGAGACCGGGGTGCAGCGCGTGGGGGGGCGGCTGCTGGCCGCTGGGCCCGATGAGCACCTGCACACCTTTGAGGATGCGCAGGGCCAGGTGTCCGAGGTGGCCGAGCGCATCGTGGAGCTGGTGGATGGGCGCCGGACGGTGGCGGCCATCGTGGCGGTGCTGTGTGACGAGTTCGAGGTGGAGCCGGAGGCGTGTGAAGTGGACACGGTCGCCTTTCTCCGGCTCCTCGTGGCGAAGAAGGTGCTGGTGCTCGGGCCGTGA
- a CDS encoding cytochrome c oxidase assembly factor 1 family protein: MCGCLGAFVAYFVTSTIKSTDAYQQAVALVTANPEVQEALGTPIDFGWPRGSVNTTNGEGRASISVPLEGPKASGTMRVEALAEGETWTLDLLQVEVPGRPAIDLLDQVGGRQDPELEPLPDEEPPPLEEDMIPPEEEVLPPTEEEAPAKKGSEIDL, encoded by the coding sequence ATGTGCGGATGTCTCGGGGCATTCGTGGCCTACTTCGTCACGAGCACCATCAAGTCCACGGATGCCTACCAACAGGCGGTCGCCCTCGTCACGGCGAACCCCGAAGTCCAGGAAGCACTGGGCACCCCCATCGACTTCGGGTGGCCACGAGGTTCCGTGAACACGACCAACGGGGAAGGCCGCGCCAGCATCAGCGTGCCCCTGGAAGGCCCCAAGGCCAGCGGGACGATGCGCGTCGAAGCCCTCGCGGAGGGGGAAACCTGGACCCTTGATCTGCTCCAGGTGGAGGTCCCCGGCCGGCCGGCCATCGATCTGCTGGACCAGGTGGGCGGACGCCAGGATCCGGAGCTGGAACCCCTCCCGGACGAAGAACCGCCGCCCCTGGAGGAGGACATGATTCCCCCCGAAGAGGAGGTCCTCCCGCCCACGGAAGAAGAAGCCCCGGCCAAGAAGGGCTCCGAGATCGACCTGTAG
- a CDS encoding electron transfer flavoprotein subunit alpha/FixB family protein: protein MPIVLIVAEQQPDGNLRKATLNAVSAGSQLAQKAGAELHLVLLSKDPSKLAEELKGLGAKAVHTAAAPEFEHYLAEVYAPVIATLAQELKADYVGAASTAMGKDLLPRVAARLKAAMATDVTAINGSGADVTFTRPMWAGNVIAEVKLTTPVKVLSLRATEFPAAAAGQAAAEVKTFTAKIEPSKTKFVDFKEVKSARPELTEARVVVSGGRGTKGDFKEIEALADELGAAVGASRAVCDAGWVPNDLQIGQTGKVVAPQLYIAAGISGAIQHLAGMKSSKTIVAINKDPEAPIFQVADYGLVADLFKVLPELRQALHALK, encoded by the coding sequence ATGCCGATCGTTCTCATCGTCGCCGAGCAGCAGCCTGACGGGAACCTGCGCAAGGCCACCCTCAACGCCGTCTCCGCCGGCAGTCAGCTGGCGCAGAAGGCAGGTGCCGAGCTGCACCTGGTGCTGCTGTCCAAGGATCCTTCCAAGCTGGCCGAGGAGCTCAAGGGCCTGGGCGCCAAGGCGGTGCACACCGCCGCGGCCCCCGAGTTCGAACACTACCTGGCCGAGGTCTACGCCCCCGTCATCGCCACCTTGGCCCAGGAGCTGAAGGCCGACTACGTGGGCGCGGCCTCCACCGCCATGGGCAAGGACCTGCTGCCCCGCGTGGCCGCCCGCCTCAAGGCCGCCATGGCCACCGACGTCACCGCCATCAACGGCAGTGGCGCGGACGTCACCTTCACCCGCCCCATGTGGGCCGGCAACGTCATCGCCGAGGTGAAGCTCACCACGCCCGTGAAGGTGCTCAGCCTGCGCGCCACCGAGTTCCCCGCGGCCGCGGCGGGCCAGGCAGCCGCCGAGGTGAAGACCTTCACCGCGAAGATCGAGCCGTCCAAGACGAAGTTCGTCGACTTCAAGGAAGTGAAGAGCGCCCGTCCGGAGCTGACCGAGGCCCGGGTGGTGGTGTCCGGTGGCCGTGGCACCAAGGGGGACTTCAAGGAGATTGAAGCCCTGGCCGACGAGCTGGGCGCCGCGGTGGGCGCCTCGCGCGCGGTGTGTGACGCGGGCTGGGTGCCCAACGACTTGCAGATCGGCCAGACGGGCAAGGTCGTGGCCCCGCAGCTCTACATCGCCGCGGGCATCAGCGGTGCCATCCAGCACCTGGCGGGCATGAAGAGCTCGAAGACCATCGTGGCCATCAACAAGGACCCCGAGGCCCCCATCTTCCAGGTGGCCGATTACGGCCTCGTGGCGGACCTCTTCAAGGTGCTGCCCGAGCTGCGCCAGGCGCTTCACGCGCTGAAGTAA
- a CDS encoding electron transfer flavoprotein subunit beta/FixA family protein — translation MKILVTAKRVEDPESKIKVKPDGSGIVQEGLKYKINPFDEIGVEEGLRLAAKHGGEVVVVSIGAKEVQESLRHALAMGAHRAVWVNHVGPLDQLGIAALLQKVVEKEKPDLVLLGKQSIDDDQNQVGQYLAEFLGWGQATFASKVESLESEQEKNKAPAIQLGADGKTVRVVREVDNGLATLECTLPAVVTTDLRLNLPRYASLPGIMKAKSKPIEELTPQKLGVDVALKIQVLKLSSPPPRKAGIKVPDVASLVDKLRNEAKAV, via the coding sequence GTGAAGATCCTCGTCACCGCCAAGCGCGTGGAAGATCCCGAGTCCAAGATCAAGGTCAAGCCCGACGGTTCGGGCATCGTGCAAGAGGGCCTGAAGTACAAGATCAACCCCTTCGATGAGATCGGCGTAGAAGAGGGGCTGCGGCTGGCCGCCAAGCACGGCGGTGAGGTGGTGGTCGTCTCGATCGGCGCGAAGGAAGTGCAGGAGTCGCTCCGGCACGCGCTGGCGATGGGCGCCCACCGCGCGGTGTGGGTGAACCACGTGGGGCCGCTGGACCAGCTGGGCATCGCCGCGCTGCTCCAGAAGGTGGTGGAGAAGGAGAAGCCGGACCTCGTCCTGTTGGGCAAGCAGTCCATCGACGATGACCAGAACCAGGTGGGCCAGTACCTGGCCGAGTTCCTGGGCTGGGGCCAGGCGACGTTCGCCTCCAAGGTCGAGTCCCTGGAGAGCGAGCAGGAGAAGAACAAGGCGCCGGCCATCCAGCTGGGCGCCGATGGCAAGACGGTGCGCGTGGTGCGCGAGGTCGACAACGGGCTGGCCACGCTGGAGTGCACGCTGCCGGCCGTCGTCACCACGGACTTGCGCCTGAACCTGCCGCGCTACGCGAGCCTTCCGGGCATCATGAAGGCCAAGAGCAAGCCCATCGAGGAGCTGACGCCCCAGAAGCTCGGGGTGGATGTCGCCCTGAAGATCCAGGTGCTGAAGCTGTCCTCGCCGCCGCCGCGCAAGGCGGGCATCAAGGTGCCGGACGTGGCGTCGCTGGTGGACAAGCTGCGCAACGAGGCCAAGGCCGTCTAG
- a CDS encoding acyl-CoA dehydrogenase family protein: protein MDFQLSDSQRALQETARKYAREVVRPKAAHHDETAEFPKAQIATAHELGLINMAIPQEYNGLGLSHLEQVIVCEELSWGDASVATTIVANDLANLPIILAGTSDQKRRLLSPFTEKLKFASFCLTEPGAGSDVAGLSTTARLDGDHYVLNGSKCFITNGTYAEQYTVFATVDKDRKHKGISCFVVEGQPPGLTIGKHENKMGQRASNTVTLTFEDVRVPVANRIGEEGQGFLIAMETLDNSRPLTAMFSVGIARAALEHSLEYSSQRRTFGKAIREHQGVQFMLADMGMNIQAARLLTYQSALLLDEGQKNTLISSYAKCFAADMAMKVTTDAVQVYGGYGYIKEYPVEKLMRDAKLIQIYEGTSQVQRLVIARELFK from the coding sequence ATGGACTTCCAGCTCTCCGACTCTCAACGCGCACTTCAGGAGACCGCTCGCAAATACGCTCGCGAGGTGGTGCGTCCCAAGGCCGCCCACCATGACGAGACGGCGGAGTTTCCCAAGGCGCAGATCGCCACGGCGCACGAGCTGGGGCTCATCAACATGGCCATTCCCCAGGAGTACAACGGGCTGGGGTTGTCTCACCTGGAGCAGGTCATCGTGTGCGAGGAGCTGAGCTGGGGGGATGCCTCGGTGGCCACCACCATCGTGGCCAATGATCTGGCGAACCTGCCCATCATCCTGGCGGGCACCTCGGATCAGAAGCGGCGGCTTCTGTCGCCCTTCACCGAGAAGCTGAAGTTCGCCTCATTTTGTCTCACCGAGCCCGGGGCCGGCTCGGACGTGGCGGGCCTGTCCACCACGGCCCGGCTCGACGGCGACCACTACGTCCTCAATGGCTCCAAGTGCTTCATCACCAACGGCACCTACGCGGAGCAGTACACGGTCTTCGCCACGGTGGACAAGGACCGGAAGCACAAGGGCATCAGCTGCTTCGTGGTGGAGGGCCAGCCGCCGGGGCTCACCATTGGCAAGCACGAGAACAAGATGGGCCAGCGCGCCAGCAACACCGTCACCCTCACGTTCGAGGATGTGCGTGTTCCGGTGGCCAACCGCATCGGTGAAGAGGGCCAGGGCTTCCTCATCGCCATGGAGACGCTGGACAACAGCCGGCCGCTCACGGCCATGTTCTCCGTGGGCATTGCCCGCGCCGCCCTCGAGCACAGCCTCGAGTACAGCTCCCAGCGCCGCACCTTTGGCAAGGCCATCCGCGAGCACCAGGGCGTCCAGTTCATGCTCGCCGACATGGGCATGAACATCCAGGCCGCCCGCCTGCTCACCTACCAGAGCGCACTCCTGCTGGACGAAGGCCAGAAGAACACCCTCATTTCCAGCTATGCCAAGTGCTTCGCGGCCGACATGGCCATGAAGGTGACCACCGACGCCGTCCAGGTTTACGGTGGTTACGGGTACATCAAGGAGTACCCCGTCGAGAAGCTGATGAGAGACGCCAAGCTCATCCAGATTTACGAGGGCACCAGCCAGGTGCAGCGGCTCGTCATCGCCCGGGAATTGTTCAAGTAG